The following proteins come from a genomic window of Streptomyces liliiviolaceus:
- a CDS encoding N-acylneuraminate cytidylyltransferase: MTKSEAGRLKSVPRVLAVIPARGGSKGVPAKNLLPVGGVPLVARAVRECRAARLVTDVVVSTDDQAIASAAREAGAEVVLRPAAIAGDTATSEAAVLHAMDAHEALHGAGVDAVLLVQCTSPFIIREDIDGVAGAVVENGADTALTVAPFHGFIWRDADDDPAAVDTGLTRSVGGGTTVANTTATDGGYGVNHDKSFRPRRQDRPQDLLETGAAYCMNAAGLREHRHRFFGRTELVRTDPARVLEIDDPHDLARARALAPLFDAHRPGALPTAQDIDAVVLDFDGTQTDDRVLIDSDGKEFVSVHRGDGLGIAALRRSGLSMLILSTEQNPVVAARARKLKIPVLHGIDRKDLALKQWCEEQGIAPERVLYVGNDVNDLPCFALVGWPVAVASAHDVVRGAARAVTTVPGGDGAIREIASWILGPSLDSLDK, translated from the coding sequence ATGACCAAGTCCGAAGCCGGGCGGTTGAAGTCCGTGCCGCGTGTGCTCGCGGTGATCCCGGCCCGGGGCGGGTCCAAGGGTGTTCCCGCCAAGAACCTGCTGCCCGTCGGCGGTGTGCCGCTGGTCGCCCGCGCGGTGCGCGAGTGCCGCGCGGCCCGGCTGGTGACGGACGTCGTGGTCTCCACCGACGACCAGGCGATCGCCTCCGCCGCCCGCGAGGCGGGCGCCGAGGTCGTACTGCGGCCCGCCGCCATCGCCGGCGACACCGCGACCTCCGAGGCGGCCGTCCTGCACGCCATGGACGCCCACGAGGCCCTGCACGGCGCCGGCGTGGACGCCGTACTCCTCGTGCAGTGCACCAGCCCCTTCATCATCCGCGAGGACATCGACGGAGTGGCCGGCGCGGTCGTGGAGAACGGCGCGGACACCGCACTGACCGTGGCGCCCTTCCACGGGTTCATCTGGCGGGACGCCGACGACGACCCGGCCGCGGTCGACACCGGACTGACCCGGTCCGTCGGCGGCGGCACCACGGTCGCCAACACCACCGCCACCGACGGCGGTTACGGCGTCAACCACGACAAGTCCTTCCGGCCGCGCCGCCAGGACCGGCCCCAGGACCTCCTGGAGACCGGCGCCGCGTACTGCATGAACGCGGCCGGACTGCGCGAGCACAGGCACCGCTTCTTCGGGCGGACGGAACTCGTGCGCACCGACCCCGCGCGGGTCCTGGAGATCGACGACCCGCACGACCTCGCCCGCGCCCGTGCCCTCGCGCCGCTCTTCGACGCGCACCGGCCCGGCGCCCTCCCGACCGCGCAGGACATCGACGCGGTCGTCCTCGACTTCGACGGCACCCAGACCGACGACAGGGTGCTGATCGACTCCGACGGAAAGGAGTTCGTCTCCGTGCACCGCGGGGACGGACTCGGTATCGCGGCCCTCCGCAGGAGCGGCCTGTCGATGCTGATCCTTTCCACGGAACAGAACCCGGTCGTCGCCGCCCGCGCACGCAAGCTCAAGATCCCCGTGCTGCACGGCATCGACCGGAAAGATCTCGCACTGAAGCAGTGGTGCGAGGAACAGGGCATCGCGCCCGAGCGCGTGCTCTACGTCGGCAACGACGTCAACGACCTCCCGTGCTTCGCCCTCGTCGGCTGGCCCGTGGCGGTCGCGAGCGCCCACGACGTCGTACGCGGCGCCGCACGCGCGGTCACCACCGTCCCCGGTGGCGACGGCGCGATCCGGGAGATCGCCAGCTGGATCCTCGGCCCCTCTCTCGATTCCCTCGACAAGTAA
- a CDS encoding FAD-dependent oxidoreductase, producing the protein MELNDVKEIPVNAVTHTTADTAVDTAAVPAGTDVLIVGAGPTGLALALDLARHGVRALVVERSAALFPGSRGKGIQPRTQEVFDDLGVLDALRAGGGTYPVGMIWKDGQRQGEHRMFDEVEATEADPYAGFALMVPQWRTQEILYARLTELGGGVAFGRELVGLAQDADGVTASFASGAPVRARYAVAADGGRSAVRRALGITMTGETVDPAPAMVADIRVTGLDRDNWHFFPPTEAGPGLQGGFLGICPLPHTEDFQLAAGFADPSAEPDLSLDGIRKLVATRTHLSADAVTEVRWASEFRPRAAMADRFRDGRVFLAGDAAHVHSPAGGQGLNTSVQDAYNLAWKLAAVLRGSAPAALLDSYEEERMPVAAQMLGLSTGVHRGEVRRGAATQQLGLGYRGSALAVETRADLSEEALRAGDRAPDGTRSGTRLFDAFRGPHWTLLTVGSTDTEVPDLPGVRTVRFPAYEAYGTGMFLVRPDGYVGWAGEPGASGEPTHGLAEYAARAGVL; encoded by the coding sequence ATGGAACTTAACGACGTTAAGGAGATCCCCGTGAACGCCGTCACGCACACCACTGCGGACACCGCCGTGGACACCGCAGCCGTACCGGCCGGGACCGACGTCCTGATCGTGGGCGCGGGCCCCACCGGACTCGCCCTCGCGCTCGACCTCGCCCGGCACGGCGTACGCGCCCTCGTCGTGGAGCGGTCCGCCGCCCTCTTCCCCGGCTCACGGGGCAAGGGGATCCAGCCGCGCACCCAGGAGGTCTTCGACGACCTCGGCGTACTGGACGCGCTCCGGGCCGGCGGCGGCACGTACCCCGTCGGGATGATCTGGAAGGACGGGCAGCGGCAGGGCGAGCACCGGATGTTCGACGAGGTCGAGGCGACGGAGGCCGACCCGTACGCGGGCTTCGCGCTGATGGTGCCGCAGTGGAGGACACAGGAGATCCTGTACGCGCGCCTGACGGAGTTGGGCGGCGGCGTCGCCTTCGGCCGGGAACTGGTGGGCCTCGCCCAGGACGCCGACGGAGTGACGGCGAGCTTCGCCTCCGGCGCCCCGGTGCGCGCCCGCTACGCCGTCGCCGCGGACGGCGGCCGGTCGGCCGTGCGGCGCGCGCTGGGCATCACGATGACCGGCGAGACCGTGGACCCGGCTCCGGCGATGGTCGCGGACATCCGCGTCACCGGACTCGACCGCGACAACTGGCACTTCTTCCCGCCCACCGAGGCCGGCCCGGGCCTGCAGGGCGGCTTCCTGGGGATCTGCCCCCTCCCCCACACCGAGGACTTCCAGCTGGCGGCCGGTTTCGCGGACCCGTCCGCCGAGCCGGACCTGTCCCTCGACGGCATCCGCAAGCTGGTCGCCACGCGCACGCATCTGTCCGCGGACGCTGTGACCGAGGTCCGCTGGGCCTCCGAGTTCCGGCCGCGTGCCGCGATGGCGGACCGGTTCCGGGACGGGCGCGTCTTCCTGGCGGGCGACGCGGCCCACGTCCACTCGCCCGCGGGCGGCCAGGGCCTCAACACCAGCGTCCAGGACGCCTACAACCTGGCCTGGAAGCTCGCGGCCGTGCTGCGGGGGTCCGCCCCGGCCGCCCTCCTCGACTCCTACGAGGAGGAGCGGATGCCCGTCGCCGCCCAGATGCTGGGCCTGTCCACCGGCGTCCACCGCGGCGAGGTGCGGCGCGGCGCGGCCACCCAGCAGCTCGGCCTCGGCTACCGGGGTTCGGCGCTGGCGGTGGAGACACGTGCGGACCTGTCCGAGGAGGCCCTGCGGGCGGGCGACCGCGCGCCGGACGGCACCCGGTCCGGAACCCGCCTCTTCGACGCCTTCCGGGGCCCGCACTGGACCCTGCTCACGGTCGGCAGCACGGACACCGAGGTGCCGGACCTCCCCGGCGTCCGCACGGTCCGCTTCCCCGCCTACGAGGCGTACGGCACCGGGATGTTCCTCGTCCGCCCCGACGGTTACGTGGGCTGGGCGGGCGAGCCGGGCGCATCGGGCGAGCCGACGCACGGCCTGGCGGAGTACGCGGCGCGCGCAGGTGTTCTCTAG
- a CDS encoding glycosyltransferase family 2 protein: MVKLSVIVPFYNVQQYAPDTLKSLRANARDDFEFILVDDCSRDETPDILARAERELPGAVHVRHEQNGGLATARNTGIDAAQGEYLTFLDGDDWLAPGYYEQLLASIEELGCDFVRTDHVQCTARARTIHRVPYGRRGVVLDPREAILPADRSTSVDYAYAWAGIYHRRLADRGLLHFTDGLRTAEDRPWIWKLHREAESFATVGLLGVFYRRGVASSLTQIGDVRQLDFIRAFDQVVSETAQDRDADKLLPKAVRTYCAIISHHLGSIERFEPPVARKLKSMSAVALRRMPQDVLDDALDSMDIQRATRLRRLRRRPAAAGVSA; encoded by the coding sequence GTGGTCAAGCTCTCCGTCATCGTGCCGTTCTACAACGTGCAGCAATATGCGCCCGACACCCTGAAGAGTCTGCGTGCGAACGCACGCGACGACTTCGAGTTCATTCTCGTCGACGACTGCTCCCGCGACGAGACGCCGGACATCCTCGCGCGCGCGGAGCGCGAGCTCCCGGGCGCGGTGCATGTCAGACACGAGCAGAACGGAGGACTGGCCACCGCGCGCAACACCGGCATCGACGCGGCACAGGGCGAGTACCTCACGTTCCTCGACGGGGACGACTGGCTCGCCCCCGGCTATTACGAGCAACTGCTCGCCTCCATCGAGGAGTTGGGCTGCGACTTCGTGCGCACGGACCATGTCCAGTGCACCGCGCGGGCCCGCACCATCCACCGTGTGCCGTACGGCAGGCGCGGTGTCGTCCTCGATCCGCGCGAGGCGATCCTGCCCGCCGACCGCTCCACCTCCGTCGACTACGCGTACGCGTGGGCCGGCATCTACCACCGCAGACTGGCCGACCGGGGCCTGCTGCACTTCACCGACGGGCTGCGCACGGCCGAGGACCGGCCGTGGATCTGGAAGCTGCACCGGGAGGCGGAATCGTTCGCCACGGTGGGCCTGCTCGGGGTGTTCTACCGTCGCGGTGTCGCCTCCTCACTGACGCAGATCGGTGACGTACGGCAGTTGGATTTCATTCGCGCGTTCGACCAGGTGGTAAGCGAAACGGCGCAGGACCGGGACGCGGATAAACTCCTGCCGAAGGCCGTGCGGACCTACTGTGCGATTATTTCCCATCACCTGGGATCCATCGAAAGGTTCGAGCCGCCCGTGGCACGAAAACTGAAGTCGATGAGTGCCGTCGCATTGCGGCGTATGCCGCAGGACGTCCTCGATGACGCCCTCGACTCCATGGACATACAGCGCGCGACGCGACTGCGTCGGCTGCGTCGCCGGCCGGCGGCCGCGGGGGTGTCCGCGTGA
- a CDS encoding N-acetylneuraminate synthase family protein: MSSNSRLRTFGSKTAGPGHPVYVVGEIGINHNGDLENAFKLIDAAAEAGCDAVKFQKRTPEICTPRDQWDIERDTPWGRMTYIDYRHRVEFGEDEYRQIDEYSKSKNIAWFASPWDTEAVAFLEKFDVPAHKVASASLTDDELLRALRATGRTVILSTGMSTPKQIRHAVEVLGSDNILMCHATSTYPSVAEELNLRVINTLQAEYPNVPIGYSGHETGLQTTLAAVALGATFVERHITLDRAMWGSDQAASVEPQGLTRLVRDIRTIEASLGDGVKKVYESELGPMKKLRRVSGVVAEAEIAAAAGEPVAV, encoded by the coding sequence ATGAGCTCCAACTCCCGTCTGCGCACCTTCGGTTCCAAGACCGCAGGACCCGGCCACCCCGTCTACGTCGTCGGTGAGATCGGCATCAACCACAACGGCGACCTGGAGAACGCGTTCAAGCTGATCGACGCGGCCGCCGAAGCCGGCTGCGACGCCGTGAAGTTCCAGAAGCGCACCCCCGAGATCTGCACCCCGCGCGACCAGTGGGACATCGAGCGCGACACCCCCTGGGGCCGGATGACCTACATCGACTACCGCCACCGCGTGGAGTTCGGCGAGGACGAGTACCGCCAGATCGACGAGTACTCCAAGTCGAAGAACATCGCCTGGTTCGCCTCCCCGTGGGACACCGAGGCCGTCGCCTTCCTGGAGAAGTTCGACGTCCCGGCCCACAAGGTCGCCTCCGCCTCCCTGACCGACGACGAGCTGCTGCGCGCGCTGCGCGCCACCGGCCGCACGGTCATCCTCTCCACCGGCATGTCGACGCCGAAGCAGATCCGCCACGCGGTCGAGGTCCTCGGCAGCGACAACATCCTGATGTGCCACGCCACGTCGACGTACCCGTCCGTCGCCGAGGAGCTCAACCTCCGCGTCATCAACACCCTCCAGGCCGAGTACCCGAACGTCCCGATCGGCTACTCCGGTCACGAGACGGGCCTGCAGACCACGCTCGCCGCGGTCGCCCTCGGCGCCACCTTCGTCGAGCGCCACATCACCCTCGACCGCGCGATGTGGGGCTCCGACCAGGCCGCCTCCGTCGAGCCGCAGGGCCTGACCCGCCTGGTGCGCGACATCCGCACCATCGAGGCCTCCCTCGGCGACGGCGTCAAGAAGGTCTACGAGTCCGAGCTGGGCCCGATGAAGAAGCTGCGCCGCGTCTCGGGCGTCGTCGCCGAGGCCGAGATCGCCGCCGCCGCGGGCGAGCCCGTCGCCGTCTGA
- a CDS encoding acyltransferase family protein, which yields MSTVESSPAPTSSPGAGSSPGAGPSTEAGDSSSVPPRIVPRKHAPRLRALDGLRLIAALMVAAYHYGGRDGEVTQAWGTSPQLQFPTLHTWFAYGCLGVQIFFVISGFVICMSGWGRSLRSFFASRVSRLMPAYWAAIVIVTAVFALPVVAYHAVSPSDALLNLTLMQQPLGADRVLGVCWTLWAEVRFYALFALCVVLPGATRQRVILFCASWTLAAAIAQAAHEPLLDLILMPEYAPFFIGGIGLYLVHRDRRDAYAWGIVIVSWLIGQHYAVAGLWHAPDPRFFSDRSSTGIILVVTLGFVAVGAVALGWLNRANWPWLTVAGALTYPFYLVHEHLGWVAIKAYHQGLGLPSYATALLTVATMLTLAWLLTRYVEDRLTPRLRSALSKPR from the coding sequence ATGAGCACCGTGGAATCCTCGCCCGCCCCGACGTCCTCTCCGGGGGCGGGCTCCTCTCCCGGGGCCGGTCCCTCCACCGAGGCGGGCGACAGCTCCTCCGTCCCTCCCCGGATAGTTCCCAGGAAGCACGCCCCGCGGCTGCGCGCGCTGGACGGGCTTCGGCTGATCGCCGCCCTGATGGTCGCCGCGTACCACTACGGCGGCCGGGACGGCGAGGTGACACAGGCATGGGGCACCTCGCCGCAGCTCCAGTTCCCCACGCTCCACACCTGGTTCGCGTACGGCTGCCTGGGCGTGCAGATCTTCTTCGTGATCAGCGGCTTCGTGATCTGCATGAGCGGCTGGGGACGGAGCCTGCGCTCGTTCTTCGCCTCGCGGGTCTCCCGGCTGATGCCCGCGTACTGGGCGGCGATCGTGATCGTCACGGCCGTCTTCGCGCTGCCGGTGGTCGCGTACCACGCCGTCTCGCCCAGTGACGCGCTGCTGAACCTGACGCTCATGCAGCAACCGCTGGGCGCCGACCGGGTGCTCGGCGTCTGCTGGACGCTCTGGGCCGAGGTCCGCTTCTACGCGCTGTTCGCCCTCTGCGTGGTCCTGCCCGGGGCGACCCGGCAGCGCGTGATCCTGTTCTGCGCGAGCTGGACCCTGGCCGCGGCGATCGCCCAGGCGGCGCACGAGCCGCTGCTCGATCTGATCCTGATGCCCGAGTACGCACCGTTCTTCATCGGCGGCATCGGCCTGTACCTCGTCCACCGCGACCGGCGCGACGCGTACGCCTGGGGCATCGTGATCGTGAGCTGGCTGATCGGCCAGCACTACGCGGTGGCGGGGCTGTGGCACGCGCCCGACCCGCGGTTCTTCTCCGACCGCAGCTCGACCGGGATCATCCTCGTCGTCACCCTGGGCTTCGTGGCGGTCGGCGCGGTCGCGCTGGGCTGGCTGAACCGGGCGAACTGGCCGTGGCTGACGGTGGCCGGGGCGCTGACCTACCCCTTCTACCTGGTCCACGAGCACCTGGGCTGGGTCGCCATCAAGGCCTACCACCAGGGCCTGGGCCTTCCGTCGTACGCGACGGCGCTGCTGACGGTCGCGACGATGCTGACGCTGGCCTGGCTGCTGACCCGCTATGTCGAGGACCGGTTGACCCCGCGGCTGCGCTCGGCGCTGTCGAAGCCGCGCTGA
- a CDS encoding TetR/AcrR family transcriptional regulator, which yields MAVGKIDRALVADTALRLLNEVGLNGLSLRVIAKELDVKAPALYWHFKDKQALLDEMATEMYRRMIASTPIAPGTDWRERLLAANRGLRAALLSYRDGAKVFSGSRFTGTEHAAQMEENLRAFVDAGFTLRQGVRAFTTAYLYTLGFVTEEQGVYPLPGERREGYDVDARAEMLADHPLSAAAGSVIFEGYDEGFEEGLMLLLAGIEARCGKA from the coding sequence GTGGCTGTAGGGAAGATCGACCGAGCGCTGGTGGCCGACACGGCCCTGCGTCTGCTGAACGAGGTCGGGCTCAACGGCCTCAGCCTCCGCGTCATCGCCAAGGAGCTGGACGTCAAGGCGCCCGCCCTCTACTGGCACTTCAAGGACAAGCAGGCCCTGCTGGACGAGATGGCGACGGAGATGTACCGGCGGATGATCGCCAGTACCCCGATCGCGCCGGGCACGGACTGGCGCGAGCGGCTGCTCGCCGCGAACCGGGGACTGCGTGCCGCGCTGCTCAGCTACCGCGACGGGGCCAAGGTCTTCAGCGGCTCACGCTTCACCGGCACCGAGCACGCCGCCCAGATGGAGGAGAACCTGCGCGCCTTCGTGGACGCCGGGTTCACCCTGAGGCAGGGGGTACGCGCCTTCACCACCGCGTACCTGTACACGCTGGGCTTCGTCACCGAGGAGCAGGGCGTGTATCCCCTGCCGGGGGAGCGCCGCGAGGGCTACGACGTGGACGCGCGCGCCGAGATGCTCGCCGACCATCCCCTGTCGGCGGCGGCGGGCTCGGTGATCTTCGAGGGGTACGACGAGGGATTCGAGGAAGGGCTCATGCTGCTGCTGGCCGGGATCGAGGCACGCTGTGGAAAAGCCTGA
- a CDS encoding DUF6716 putative glycosyltransferase: MPASTTKSLRVAVLADSDTRWKWGALTANRIAPADSDIRLDGYLLRGRATPTARQLEEVGVRADSLREVTSVEFLREMAREEAAYDVLVLSLVGGGVQAMLHGLSHQWRERAATGSTKRPVVVTGYVGVVYEKLADGLLLRHGADLVLANSRQDADRFTAVYEGVGADASSVTEVALPFLGGDPYEKHDPYTVVFAAQPSVPESRKDRTYLLNRLVQHARLHPDREVLLKLRSKPGEHTTHIEEQPYQRLAERIPGGLPANLRLVYGHMGEVLDRTDLLVTVSSTAALESLHRRIPTVVLTDLGVRESLGNHHFVGSGCLASWDQLDDGHVPSPDERWVARQGVAAGGSDTGSTAGSSAAEGGSYETAFDTARERIAGLLAGGTLPALAPYYTPVTAPGYLPGILARHHLAPDGSPLPGAPDADREPGAVRQIVRRAARGAYRHGVQRVAPVIRRMGEL, encoded by the coding sequence GTGCCAGCAAGTACCACGAAGTCCCTGCGAGTGGCCGTCCTCGCCGATTCCGACACCCGGTGGAAATGGGGCGCGCTCACCGCGAACCGTATCGCACCGGCCGATTCGGACATCAGGCTCGACGGCTACCTCCTGAGGGGCCGTGCGACCCCCACCGCCCGACAGCTCGAAGAGGTCGGCGTGCGCGCCGACTCCCTCCGGGAGGTCACCTCCGTGGAGTTCCTCCGGGAGATGGCCCGCGAGGAGGCCGCGTACGACGTCCTCGTGCTGTCCCTCGTCGGGGGCGGCGTCCAGGCGATGCTCCACGGGCTCTCCCACCAGTGGCGGGAGCGCGCGGCGACGGGCAGCACGAAGCGGCCCGTGGTCGTCACCGGCTATGTCGGCGTCGTCTACGAGAAGCTCGCCGACGGACTGCTCCTGCGGCACGGCGCGGACCTCGTCCTCGCCAACTCCCGCCAGGACGCGGACCGTTTCACCGCCGTGTACGAGGGAGTGGGCGCCGACGCCTCCTCGGTGACCGAGGTCGCCCTGCCGTTCCTCGGCGGCGACCCGTACGAGAAGCACGACCCCTACACGGTCGTCTTCGCCGCGCAGCCCTCCGTCCCGGAGAGCCGCAAGGACCGTACGTACCTGCTGAACCGGCTCGTCCAGCACGCCAGGCTGCACCCGGACCGCGAGGTCCTGCTGAAGCTGCGGTCCAAGCCGGGCGAGCACACCACCCACATCGAGGAGCAGCCCTACCAGCGCCTCGCGGAGCGGATCCCCGGCGGCCTGCCCGCCAACCTCCGCCTCGTGTACGGGCACATGGGCGAGGTCCTCGACCGTACGGACCTGCTGGTCACCGTCAGTTCCACGGCGGCCCTCGAATCGCTGCACCGGCGGATCCCCACCGTGGTCCTCACCGACCTCGGGGTGCGCGAGTCGCTCGGCAACCACCACTTCGTGGGCTCCGGCTGCCTCGCCTCCTGGGACCAGCTGGACGACGGGCACGTCCCGTCGCCCGACGAACGGTGGGTCGCCCGCCAGGGCGTCGCCGCCGGGGGGTCCGACACCGGTTCCACCGCCGGGAGTTCCGCGGCCGAGGGCGGCTCGTACGAGACGGCCTTCGACACGGCCCGCGAGCGGATCGCCGGGCTGCTCGCCGGGGGCACGCTGCCCGCCCTCGCCCCCTACTACACGCCCGTCACCGCGCCCGGTTACCTGCCCGGCATCCTCGCCCGCCACCACCTCGCGCCGGACGGCAGTCCGCTGCCCGGCGCGCCCGACGCCGACCGGGAGCCGGGGGCCGTGCGGCAGATCGTGCGGCGCGCTGCGCGCGGCGCGTACCGGCACGGGGTGCAGCGGGTGGCTCCGGTCATCCGGCGGATGGGGGAGCTGTGA
- a CDS encoding amidohydrolase produces the protein MSQESEADSSGEASIGEEPSEGAALPGVLSEALRAELVAFRRDLHMHPELGNQEFRTTAAIKERLERAGLRPRVLDTGTGLICDIGVPDPALPMLALRADIDGLPIPDMKSGCAYRSTVPDRAHACGHDVHTTVVLGAALVLADLYDRGLLDRAVRLIFQPAEEVLPGGAPDVIKNGGLDGVGRIVAVHCDPRVDAGRIGLRYGPITSACDRVEVSLDGPGGHTARPHLTTDLVTAAARVAVDVPAVVARRVDARSGLSLTWGRIESGHACNVIPQHAELSGTVRCLDLAAWHAAPDLVHAAIDEVATLHRAKSEISYVRGVPPVVNEPGATDLLRAAMTARLGANSVEDTEQSLGGEDFSWYLEQVPGAMARLGVRTPGERTVRDLHQGDFDADESAITVGVEMFTAAALLQARG, from the coding sequence ATGTCGCAAGAGTCCGAGGCCGATTCGTCCGGGGAAGCGTCGATCGGGGAGGAGCCGTCCGAGGGGGCAGCGCTTCCCGGTGTGCTGTCGGAGGCGCTGCGCGCCGAACTGGTCGCGTTCCGACGCGACTTGCACATGCACCCCGAGCTGGGCAACCAGGAGTTCCGCACCACCGCCGCGATCAAGGAGCGGCTGGAGAGGGCCGGTCTGCGGCCCCGCGTGCTCGACACCGGAACCGGGCTCATCTGTGACATCGGCGTACCGGACCCCGCGCTTCCGATGCTCGCCCTGCGCGCCGACATCGACGGACTGCCCATCCCGGACATGAAGAGCGGCTGCGCCTACCGCTCGACCGTGCCCGACCGCGCCCACGCCTGCGGACACGACGTGCACACGACCGTCGTCCTGGGCGCCGCGCTCGTCCTCGCCGACCTGTACGACCGGGGTCTCCTCGACCGGGCCGTACGCCTGATCTTCCAGCCCGCCGAGGAAGTGCTGCCCGGCGGCGCCCCCGACGTCATCAAGAACGGCGGCCTCGACGGCGTCGGCCGTATCGTCGCCGTCCACTGCGACCCGCGCGTGGACGCCGGACGCATCGGCCTGCGGTACGGGCCCATCACCTCCGCCTGCGACCGGGTCGAGGTCTCCCTGGACGGGCCCGGCGGGCACACCGCCCGGCCGCACCTGACCACCGACCTCGTCACCGCCGCCGCCCGGGTCGCCGTCGACGTGCCGGCCGTCGTCGCCCGGCGGGTCGACGCCCGCTCCGGACTCTCCCTGACCTGGGGACGCATCGAGTCGGGGCACGCCTGCAACGTGATCCCGCAGCACGCCGAACTCTCCGGGACCGTACGGTGCCTGGACCTCGCCGCCTGGCACGCCGCCCCCGACCTGGTGCACGCCGCGATCGACGAGGTCGCCACGCTCCACCGGGCCAAGTCCGAGATCAGCTACGTACGCGGGGTGCCGCCGGTCGTCAACGAGCCGGGCGCCACCGATCTGCTGCGCGCGGCGATGACCGCCCGGCTCGGGGCGAACTCCGTGGAGGACACCGAGCAGAGCCTGGGCGGGGAGGACTTCTCCTGGTACCTGGAGCAGGTGCCCGGCGCCATGGCCCGCCTCGGGGTGCGCACGCCGGGCGAGCGCACCGTGCGCGACCTGCACCAGGGTGACTTCGACGCCGACGAATCGGCCATCACGGTGGGCGTCGAGATGTTCACCGCCGCCGCCCTGCTGCAGGCGCGCGGCTGA
- a CDS encoding alpha-2,8-polysialyltransferase family protein has product MRTQIFMASTLYGTATLAAAVDAGCFRPADRRVLLVSNNAATPETTPGVDEMPGFTQLRGRFDDVISWNETISPFHPGGWAPRPDDVPLWERHLRLAWGLGDDDVELVVESIQVNPALGLTQIFTGAPVTVYADGLMSYGPTRSKIDPLVGTRIDRLLHLDLVPGLTPLLLTEFGVGPEIVPTEVFTEVLTELVKTGDELPAIDEPALLLGQYLSALGILTAEEEEDLHVRMLKGAVALGHARIVFKPHPSAPARWSRALEKEAERIGADLTVLDTPVLAEVLYQRMRPALVVGCFSTALLTASALYGLPVARIGTEPLLERLTPYENSNRVPVTIVDALLPELTDGAAVTEQRRGMTAEELSELVRAVGFAMQPKIYPDTRPGAEQYLTRRLNDHTWRYFKRRRLTSLGLPGAVPAQLAFIPRNATVRRVAKRARSLKRATLG; this is encoded by the coding sequence GTGAGGACCCAGATCTTCATGGCGTCGACGCTGTACGGCACGGCGACGCTCGCCGCGGCCGTCGACGCCGGCTGCTTCCGTCCCGCGGACCGGCGCGTCCTGCTGGTCTCCAACAACGCGGCGACCCCGGAGACGACACCCGGCGTCGACGAGATGCCCGGCTTCACGCAGTTGCGCGGCCGCTTCGACGACGTGATCTCGTGGAACGAGACCATCTCCCCGTTCCACCCGGGCGGTTGGGCCCCGCGGCCCGACGACGTACCGCTGTGGGAGCGGCATCTGCGGCTCGCCTGGGGGCTCGGCGACGACGACGTCGAGCTGGTCGTCGAGTCGATCCAGGTGAACCCGGCGCTCGGCCTCACCCAGATCTTCACCGGCGCCCCCGTCACCGTGTACGCCGACGGCCTGATGAGCTACGGCCCGACCCGCAGCAAGATCGACCCGCTGGTCGGCACGCGGATCGACCGGCTCCTCCACCTCGACCTGGTGCCGGGCCTCACTCCCCTGCTCCTCACGGAGTTCGGCGTCGGACCGGAGATCGTGCCGACCGAGGTCTTCACCGAGGTCCTGACCGAACTCGTCAAGACGGGCGACGAGTTGCCCGCCATCGACGAACCGGCGCTGCTGCTCGGCCAGTACCTCTCCGCCCTCGGCATCCTCACCGCCGAGGAGGAGGAGGACCTGCACGTACGGATGCTCAAGGGCGCCGTCGCACTCGGGCACGCCCGGATCGTGTTCAAGCCGCACCCCAGCGCGCCGGCCCGCTGGTCGCGCGCCCTGGAGAAGGAGGCCGAGCGGATCGGCGCCGACCTCACGGTGCTCGACACCCCGGTCCTCGCCGAGGTGCTCTACCAGCGGATGCGTCCCGCGCTGGTCGTGGGCTGCTTCTCCACCGCCCTGCTCACGGCCTCCGCGCTGTACGGCCTCCCGGTCGCCCGCATCGGTACCGAACCCCTCCTGGAACGCCTCACCCCGTACGAGAACAGCAACCGCGTCCCCGTCACGATCGTGGACGCGCTGCTGCCGGAGCTGACGGACGGCGCGGCGGTCACCGAGCAGCGCCGAGGCATGACCGCCGAGGAACTGTCCGAGCTGGTACGGGCCGTGGGCTTCGCCATGCAGCCCAAGATCTACCCGGACACCCGGCCGGGCGCCGAGCAGTATCTGACGCGGCGTCTGAACGACCACACCTGGCGGTACTTCAAGCGGCGACGGCTGACCTCGCTGGGGCTGCCCGGCGCGGTCCCGGCGCAGCTCGCCTTCATCCCGCGCAACGCGACGGTCCGTCGAGTGGCCAAGCGCGCCCGATCCCTGAAGAGGGCCACTCTCGGATGA